A genomic window from Pseudanabaena yagii GIHE-NHR1 includes:
- a CDS encoding M15 family metallopeptidase, with protein MPTQNDIPIAQRVSDPQRSPQKQVPANPVVRSLQAVPWWGYGLAVLAFLSPIVSTRIWFALNANATNAPQANVSPSEKVASEPKSEPQTERPSPIPTVAPFISTNTATPANKAASDNPDVVANEPDSPPDLFGHHPYKEAPANQLRTISRASDGYEIKLREAAAKSYLSMEAAAKADGVDFAVISGFRTIAEQQQLFFEISKQRNQTPAQRAKVSAPPGHSEHHTGYAMDIGDASVPSANLSTSFEKTAAFQWLQSNAAKYGFEMSFPPNNSQGVMYEPWHWRFVGDDDSLATFYKKQPRSGSFIKKS; from the coding sequence ATGCCTACCCAAAACGATATCCCCATTGCCCAGAGGGTCAGCGATCCCCAGCGATCGCCCCAAAAGCAAGTACCAGCCAATCCTGTTGTGCGATCGCTACAGGCGGTTCCTTGGTGGGGATATGGTTTAGCAGTATTAGCCTTTCTCTCGCCGATCGTGAGCACCCGCATTTGGTTTGCGCTAAATGCCAATGCCACCAATGCCCCGCAAGCAAATGTGTCCCCATCGGAAAAAGTTGCTTCAGAGCCAAAATCAGAACCTCAAACCGAGCGTCCTTCACCTATTCCGACAGTTGCACCATTTATCAGTACAAATACAGCAACTCCAGCTAATAAAGCCGCCAGTGATAATCCTGACGTAGTTGCCAATGAGCCTGATAGTCCTCCCGATCTCTTTGGACATCATCCTTACAAAGAAGCTCCTGCCAATCAACTACGCACCATTAGTAGAGCGAGTGACGGCTATGAAATCAAACTGAGGGAGGCGGCGGCAAAAAGTTATTTGAGTATGGAGGCAGCCGCCAAAGCTGATGGTGTTGATTTTGCGGTGATTTCTGGATTTCGGACGATCGCTGAGCAGCAGCAACTTTTCTTTGAGATTAGTAAGCAACGCAATCAGACCCCAGCCCAACGCGCTAAGGTCAGTGCGCCCCCCGGGCATAGTGAGCATCATACGGGCTATGCGATGGATATTGGTGACGCATCTGTACCAAGTGCCAATCTTTCAACCAGTTTCGAGAAAACTGCCGCTTTTCAATGGCTCCAAAGTAATGCAGCTAAGTACGGCTTTGAAATGTCATTCCCTCCAAACAATTCTCAGGGTGTGATGTATGAGCCTTGGCATTGGCGCTTTGTCGGTGATGATGACAGTCTGGCTACTTTCTACAAAAAGCAACCTCGTAGTGGTTCGTTTATTAAAAAGTCATGA